The following are from one region of the Gammaproteobacteria bacterium genome:
- a CDS encoding omptin family outer membrane protease, translated as MRIGKPSVVFTGLCSLIFFSNTARAFDVEAAYGQRDGEVAYQIGGSVTPSNGESYRIRFPISELRFPINTKVANIVLFLPLDDRWTLTVAVVETVSSNSGKMIDSDWGIKYYLADPNAMRDSLDIYSESQLQMNGRDFSLEAFKKVSFVGYEDWNIELGGGALQQKYDFTAGNTLEEYPSTPTASPIYIAGETIKYEYQSKMLYVAFKTTRHLSEKYHLSFYGAYSPKVIISDFDNHLLRDKTATGSSEGWGGQYKAAFIRSLSKNSEIFVQARYQKTVANGIQTQRSNETGVYTETDIGLRNINVQKSLSVGASIEF; from the coding sequence ATGCGTATTGGTAAGCCTTCGGTAGTTTTTACTGGTTTGTGCTCTCTCATTTTTTTTTCAAACACAGCTCGGGCATTTGATGTTGAAGCTGCATACGGACAGCGTGACGGTGAGGTGGCCTATCAGATTGGAGGAAGTGTAACACCCTCTAACGGTGAGTCTTATAGGATCAGGTTTCCGATCAGTGAATTGCGTTTTCCTATAAATACGAAGGTGGCAAATATTGTCTTGTTCCTGCCACTGGATGATCGATGGACTTTGACGGTCGCAGTTGTAGAAACCGTCTCGTCAAATTCAGGCAAAATGATCGATAGCGATTGGGGGATTAAATACTATCTTGCCGATCCAAATGCGATGCGAGATTCGCTGGATATTTATTCTGAAAGTCAGTTACAGATGAATGGTCGGGATTTCTCGCTGGAGGCTTTTAAGAAAGTGTCTTTTGTTGGCTATGAAGATTGGAATATTGAACTTGGTGGTGGAGCATTGCAGCAGAAATATGATTTCACTGCGGGCAATACACTGGAGGAATATCCATCCACACCCACCGCTTCGCCGATTTACATAGCCGGAGAAACGATCAAGTATGAATATCAATCTAAAATGCTTTATGTCGCGTTTAAAACTACCAGACACTTATCTGAAAAATATCATCTATCTTTTTATGGGGCGTATTCGCCAAAGGTCATAATTAGCGATTTTGACAATCATCTTTTGCGTGACAAAACGGCTACGGGCAGTTCTGAAGGATGGGGAGGGCAATATAAAGCAGCATTTATTCGCAGCCTTTCGAAGAATAGTGAAATATTTGTGCAGGCGAGATATCAAAAGACCGTCGCAAACGGAATACAAACGCAGCGATCAAACGAAACTGGAGTTTATACCGAGACTGATATTGGGCTGCGCAATATCAACGTTCAAAAAAGCCTTAGCGTTGGCGCGAGCATTGAATTTTAG
- the serB gene encoding phosphoserine phosphatase SerB codes for MYKIILQGPRLSAELGQQLALELDARIDFKRGFAVVHLANAPSQSRLQALRAHYPFDINLLPRGFDGSQVKLVISDMDSTLISIECIDEIADFANVKPQVSAITEAAMRGELDFEGSLTRRVALLAGLSTDVLQTVYDDRLKLNPGAELMLSGLRRQQIKFALVSGGFTFFTDRLKQRLKLDYSRANVLEKVDGKLTGKVLGKIIGAEAKEEFLQELCLQMGISRSQVLAVGDGANDLKMLSVAGIGVAYYAKPKVQEQADAVINHAGLEGLLGLLEIEH; via the coding sequence ATGTACAAAATCATTTTGCAGGGTCCAAGATTGTCTGCCGAGCTAGGCCAGCAACTGGCCCTAGAGTTGGATGCCAGAATTGACTTCAAGCGGGGCTTTGCAGTGGTGCATCTCGCCAATGCACCCAGTCAATCGCGGTTGCAGGCACTGCGCGCCCACTACCCTTTCGATATCAATCTACTGCCTCGTGGCTTTGACGGCTCGCAGGTGAAGCTGGTTATTTCTGACATGGACTCCACCTTGATTTCGATTGAGTGCATCGACGAAATCGCCGATTTTGCCAACGTCAAACCCCAGGTGTCGGCGATCACCGAAGCGGCGATGCGCGGCGAATTGGACTTTGAGGGCTCACTGACCCGGCGTGTCGCGCTGTTGGCGGGCTTGTCCACCGACGTGCTGCAAACCGTCTATGACGATCGGCTGAAACTCAATCCCGGTGCCGAGCTGATGCTGTCGGGCTTGAGGCGGCAGCAGATCAAATTTGCGCTGGTGTCCGGCGGCTTTACTTTCTTCACTGATCGGCTCAAGCAGCGACTCAAGCTGGATTACAGTCGTGCCAACGTGCTGGAAAAAGTCGACGGCAAACTGACCGGCAAGGTGTTGGGCAAAATCATCGGCGCGGAAGCCAAGGAAGAGTTTTTACAGGAGCTTTGCTTGCAAATGGGCATCAGCCGCAGTCAGGTGCTGGCCGTTGGCGATGGTGCCAACGATCTAAAAATGCTGTCGGTTGCCGGTATCGGTGTGGCGTACTACGCCAAACCCAAGGTGCAGGAACAGGCTGACGCGGTGATCAATCACGCCGGCCTGGAAGGTTTGCTGGGGCTGCTGGAAATAGAGCACTGA
- a CDS encoding 3-deoxy-D-manno-octulosonic acid transferase — MRLIWQGIYCYVAQPLMRLGLSLAARKNKKLAQTLAGQQGWSERLQRQLQQRSADRKLIWFHVASAGEYLQACPVMERLMLRGHECVLTITSVSGYQWATKRKLHPSLVAIEYLPLDTRQNVRTLLEMIRPDALVYVKFDLWPNLIWESRKRGIPQFLISATLHEKSKRVTSGLARSLYRSLYQSLDGIFAVSDQDTERFLATCPNHPNTHTVGDTRFDSVLDRRASIKPPALPEYLKQSPVLILGSCWPQDEAVVMDGICQALRTFPEMYLIVAPHEIDSAHLEDLNLQLAEFGVQRLSQFQSLPDQRVVLVDSVGQLSALYCYADIAFVGGAFGKGVHNVMEPSAMGVPAIMGPFYQNSPEAMQLVEKGKAFSIQDGQQFTQLLFDLLSRPAYRQKAGEDAARFIEAQAGASDACYKLIEEVIE, encoded by the coding sequence ATGCGTTTGATCTGGCAGGGAATTTATTGTTACGTGGCGCAGCCGCTGATGCGGTTGGGTTTGTCGCTGGCGGCAAGAAAAAACAAGAAACTTGCGCAAACACTTGCGGGGCAGCAGGGCTGGAGTGAGCGCCTGCAGCGACAGTTGCAGCAGCGCAGCGCAGATCGGAAGTTGATCTGGTTTCATGTGGCCAGTGCAGGCGAGTATCTGCAGGCCTGTCCGGTGATGGAGCGGCTGATGCTGCGTGGCCATGAGTGCGTGCTGACCATTACCTCGGTGTCGGGCTATCAGTGGGCGACCAAACGCAAGCTGCATCCCAGTCTGGTGGCGATTGAATACCTACCGCTGGACACCCGCCAAAATGTACGCACCTTGCTGGAAATGATTCGGCCCGATGCGCTGGTCTATGTCAAATTTGACCTGTGGCCCAACTTGATCTGGGAAAGCCGCAAACGAGGCATTCCGCAATTTTTGATTTCTGCGACCCTGCACGAAAAATCCAAGCGCGTTACGTCGGGCTTGGCGCGTTCGTTATACCGCAGCCTGTACCAGTCATTGGACGGGATTTTTGCCGTGTCGGACCAGGATACAGAGCGATTCCTGGCGACTTGCCCGAATCACCCCAATACCCACACGGTGGGCGATACCCGATTTGACAGCGTGCTTGATCGTCGCGCCAGCATCAAACCTCCGGCATTGCCCGAATACTTGAAGCAGTCTCCGGTACTGATTTTGGGTAGCTGCTGGCCGCAAGACGAAGCGGTGGTGATGGACGGGATTTGTCAGGCGCTACGCACTTTTCCGGAAATGTATTTGATTGTTGCGCCCCATGAAATTGATTCGGCGCATCTTGAGGATTTAAACCTGCAACTGGCAGAATTTGGTGTGCAGCGACTCAGTCAGTTCCAGTCCCTGCCTGATCAGCGCGTGGTGCTGGTGGACAGCGTAGGCCAGCTGTCAGCGTTGTATTGCTACGCGGATATTGCCTTTGTCGGCGGCGCCTTCGGCAAAGGGGTGCACAACGTCATGGAACCCAGCGCCATGGGTGTGCCGGCGATCATGGGGCCGTTTTATCAAAACTCACCAGAGGCCATGCAGTTGGTGGAAAAAGGCAAGGCATTTAGTATTCAGGATGGTCAGCAGTTTACGCAGCTTTTGTTTGACTTATTGTCACGGCCTGCGTACCGTCAAAAAGCAGGCGAGGATGCTGCGCGCTTTATAGAAGCTCAGGCAGGTGCATCGGACGCTTGTTACAAGTTAATAGAGGAAGTTATTGAATGA
- a CDS encoding SPASM domain-containing protein, translating to MSVILVRDPQISSTLSLHKKVPSVIHIETVVSGVGDVFSSADGKSCEPVFMERATWKKIIDSSRGLGVTYRPYLFSEPLLDKRMPEIIRYIKKDPTAKVELRTNASLLTPLLSEELIALHVDAFCFQFSEDCLGGFKRQSDVSCTQAGIHVGYFLGRLRESGKNIAVQIELQSNKVRQDQFVAIKKFCEQYGSQIQVRFASEGYFPWRQDGAVAVSKPCQRMAEQITFFVDGTASLCSLDVEGRQLVGDIHERGVVDIWNGEEINRCRQLLATGQRRELALCRGCALDGDVDIQFKDSYTRGKVIPLITRIPSKV from the coding sequence GTGTCCGTGATTTTGGTTAGAGATCCGCAGATATCGTCAACGCTGTCGCTGCACAAAAAAGTGCCGAGCGTGATTCATATCGAGACCGTCGTGAGTGGTGTGGGTGATGTTTTTTCGTCGGCGGACGGAAAGAGTTGCGAGCCGGTTTTTATGGAGCGCGCGACATGGAAAAAGATCATCGACAGCAGTCGCGGCTTGGGTGTTACCTATCGCCCGTATTTGTTCAGCGAACCGTTGCTGGACAAGCGCATGCCGGAAATAATCCGCTACATCAAAAAAGATCCAACCGCCAAAGTTGAATTGCGCACCAATGCATCGTTGTTGACACCGCTGTTAAGCGAAGAGTTGATCGCGCTGCACGTGGATGCGTTTTGCTTTCAGTTTTCGGAAGACTGCCTGGGTGGATTCAAACGTCAGTCGGATGTGAGTTGCACGCAGGCGGGGATTCACGTCGGCTATTTTCTCGGTCGCTTGCGAGAAAGTGGCAAAAATATCGCGGTTCAAATCGAGCTGCAGAGCAACAAAGTGCGACAGGATCAGTTTGTTGCCATCAAAAAGTTTTGTGAGCAATACGGCTCGCAGATTCAGGTGCGATTTGCCAGCGAAGGATATTTTCCTTGGCGGCAGGACGGTGCTGTGGCTGTGAGCAAACCGTGTCAGCGTATGGCGGAACAAATTACATTTTTTGTCGATGGTACGGCCAGTTTGTGCAGCCTGGATGTAGAAGGCCGGCAATTGGTGGGCGACATTCACGAGCGCGGCGTTGTCGACATCTGGAATGGCGAAGAAATTAATCGCTGTCGCCAGTTGCTGGCAACGGGACAGCGCCGGGAATTGGCGTTGTGCCGGGGCTGCGCGCTGGATGGTGACGTCGACATTCAATTCAAGGACAGTTACACTCGCGGAAAAGTGATACCGTTGATCACTCGGATTCCGTCAAAAGTTTAA
- a CDS encoding polysaccharide deacetylase family protein, with protein MNPAWLALIIILLTAWPTLGRSDATVFIYHRFGEPTLPSTNIRMAQFRAQLDYLQQQRFQFWSLSRLEDALRKQQPIPDKTVVITIDDAYLSVYQQAFPELRSRNIPFAVFVATDYVDRRYPNYMNWSQLREMRDAGVEFAPHTASHDHLTERRDNETASQWRQRIRTDLLHSQQQLQQQLGIRSSVFAYPYGEYSEELKQIIKELGWIAFGQHSGTINLHSDILALPRFPQSEFYGDLPQFIDKANSLAMPIRKLHPADPLRQNHQAPKLRVELSQSLPRAAQIRCFGEGNMRVRWIKPNVEFEVSTDQPLSGRRSRYNCTIPSDQPGRYYWFSQPWIIAGQAED; from the coding sequence ATGAATCCCGCGTGGCTCGCCCTGATTATAATTTTGCTGACCGCCTGGCCAACCCTTGGGCGCAGCGACGCCACCGTGTTCATCTACCATCGGTTCGGCGAACCCACCCTGCCCAGCACCAACATTCGCATGGCACAGTTTCGTGCCCAACTGGATTATCTGCAGCAGCAGCGGTTTCAATTTTGGTCACTCAGCCGCCTGGAAGATGCGCTGCGCAAGCAGCAACCCATTCCCGACAAAACCGTAGTCATCACCATCGACGATGCCTATCTGTCCGTGTACCAGCAAGCCTTTCCTGAATTGCGCTCGCGCAACATTCCGTTTGCAGTATTCGTTGCCACCGACTATGTCGATCGCCGCTATCCCAATTACATGAACTGGTCGCAGCTGCGGGAAATGCGTGACGCCGGCGTGGAATTCGCGCCGCACACTGCCAGTCACGATCACCTGACCGAACGACGCGATAACGAAACCGCCAGCCAGTGGCGCCAGCGGATACGCACCGATCTGCTGCACTCCCAACAGCAATTACAGCAGCAACTAGGCATTCGCAGCAGCGTCTTCGCATACCCATACGGCGAATACAGCGAGGAACTCAAACAGATCATTAAGGAGCTGGGCTGGATTGCTTTTGGACAACACTCGGGCACCATCAATCTGCATTCAGATATTCTGGCCTTGCCGCGCTTTCCCCAATCAGAGTTTTATGGCGATTTGCCGCAGTTCATCGATAAAGCCAACAGCCTGGCCATGCCCATCCGTAAACTGCATCCAGCCGATCCCCTACGGCAAAATCATCAGGCACCGAAACTGCGAGTGGAACTGAGTCAATCCTTGCCCCGTGCCGCGCAAATACGCTGTTTTGGTGAAGGCAACATGCGAGTACGCTGGATCAAGCCCAACGTCGAATTTGAAGTCAGCACCGACCAACCGCTGAGCGGACGACGCAGTCGCTACAACTGCACCATCCCCAGCGATCAGCCGGGCCGTTATTATTGGTTCAGCCAGCCGTGGATTATCGCTGGGCAAGCTGAAGATTGA
- a CDS encoding glucosaminidase domain-containing protein, whose protein sequence is MIVKILLPAVLAGVIWLNTVGAETQTHYQGMDVDSLAQLKALMSSVEQVEDGPMLRTLPPDYAEVTDVDEKKQLFISVLTPIVLAENRRIAEQRALLKLMLSRQGDGERELGDSPADQWLLKLLKRYRVPHQNVLNEDVGRLLLRRMDVVPPSLVLAQAAIESGWGTSRFALEGNSLFGQWTWAEGKSMTPSDRAEGATHGVRKFVSLRASVRSYLLNLNTNRAYRELRGLREQQREQGEPLDAYQLAAGLSRYSQRGDEYVRDVRAMIRSDELQMINLQLAQR, encoded by the coding sequence ATGATAGTGAAAATTTTGCTACCTGCCGTACTTGCTGGTGTGATTTGGCTTAACACGGTGGGAGCGGAAACACAGACGCATTATCAAGGCATGGACGTGGATTCGTTAGCGCAGCTCAAGGCGTTGATGAGCAGCGTGGAGCAGGTCGAGGATGGGCCGATGCTGCGGACTTTGCCGCCGGATTATGCTGAGGTGACGGACGTTGACGAGAAAAAGCAGCTGTTTATCAGTGTGCTGACGCCGATCGTGCTGGCAGAAAATCGCCGTATTGCTGAACAGCGGGCGCTGTTGAAATTGATGTTGTCACGCCAGGGTGACGGTGAGCGGGAGCTGGGCGATTCTCCCGCGGATCAATGGTTACTCAAGCTGCTTAAGCGTTATCGCGTACCGCATCAGAACGTACTGAATGAAGACGTTGGTCGTTTGTTGCTGCGTCGCATGGATGTGGTGCCACCCTCGCTGGTATTGGCGCAAGCGGCAATTGAGAGCGGCTGGGGCACGTCGCGATTTGCACTTGAGGGCAACAGCCTGTTCGGTCAATGGACCTGGGCAGAAGGCAAGTCGATGACGCCATCGGACCGTGCAGAAGGTGCGACCCATGGCGTGCGCAAGTTTGTGTCGCTGCGCGCATCGGTGCGTTCGTATCTGCTGAATTTGAACACCAATCGTGCCTACCGTGAATTGCGTGGCCTGCGTGAGCAGCAGCGCGAACAGGGCGAACCACTGGATGCTTACCAGTTGGCGGCGGGGCTGAGCCGATATTCTCAGCGCGGCGATGAGTACGTGCGTGATGTGCGTGCGATGATTCGTTCGGACGAATTACAGATGATCAATCTTCAGCTTGCCCAGCGATAA
- a CDS encoding glycosyltransferase family 9 protein, with amino-acid sequence MKSLLESPPGRICVMRLSALGDVCHALPVVRTLQARFPLAKITWIIGKIEHQLLGDIPEIDFVVFDKSLGLGAYKKLRADLNGRQFDLLLHMQTSLRANVAAWMIPAKIKLGFDRARAREGHGWVINQTIQPGRPQHQVDDMFGFARALGIEQRRLEWNIPIPQAAQQFAVEQLPAGKKILAINACSSPSKRVHRNWYAEGYAQAADFAVRELGMQVVLVGGPTEREKQTAKAILAASPVAHINLVGKTNLKQLCAVLQRADLLLTSDSGPAHIANAVGTRVVCLHAATNPYQTGPYLDQDRAVNKYPQAVQAEYGKPLADLPWGVRAHGEDVMRLITVDEVQDALRRALAE; translated from the coding sequence ATGAAATCATTGTTGGAAAGTCCACCTGGGCGGATTTGCGTCATGCGATTGTCTGCCTTGGGGGATGTCTGTCATGCATTGCCTGTGGTTCGTACCCTGCAAGCGCGCTTCCCGCTGGCCAAAATCACTTGGATTATTGGCAAAATCGAACACCAATTGCTGGGCGATATCCCGGAAATTGATTTTGTTGTGTTTGATAAATCGCTGGGTCTGGGGGCCTACAAAAAATTGCGTGCTGATCTAAACGGCAGGCAATTTGACCTATTGTTGCACATGCAAACATCATTGCGCGCCAATGTCGCCGCATGGATGATTCCGGCCAAAATCAAGTTGGGTTTTGATCGGGCTCGCGCCAGAGAGGGGCATGGCTGGGTGATCAATCAAACCATTCAGCCAGGCAGGCCGCAGCATCAAGTGGATGACATGTTTGGTTTTGCCCGTGCATTGGGGATCGAGCAGCGGCGACTGGAATGGAATATTCCTATCCCGCAGGCAGCCCAGCAGTTCGCCGTCGAGCAATTACCAGCAGGGAAAAAAATCCTCGCGATCAATGCCTGCTCCAGTCCGTCCAAACGGGTCCACCGCAACTGGTACGCAGAGGGTTATGCTCAGGCGGCGGATTTTGCTGTGCGCGAATTGGGTATGCAGGTGGTGTTGGTAGGTGGTCCGACGGAGCGGGAAAAGCAGACCGCAAAGGCAATACTGGCCGCCAGTCCGGTGGCGCATATCAACCTGGTTGGCAAAACCAACTTGAAGCAATTGTGTGCTGTTTTGCAGCGGGCGGACTTGTTGCTCACCTCGGATTCAGGACCGGCGCACATCGCCAATGCGGTGGGGACACGGGTGGTTTGCCTGCATGCGGCAACCAATCCCTACCAAACCGGGCCGTATCTGGATCAGGATCGTGCCGTCAATAAGTACCCGCAGGCGGTGCAGGCCGAATACGGCAAGCCCCTGGCTGATTTGCCTTGGGGTGTGCGTGCTCATGGCGAAGATGTGATGCGTTTGATCACCGTTGATGAGGTTCAGGACGCTCTGCGCCGCGCATTGGCAGAATAA
- a CDS encoding phosphoribulokinase produces MSIKHPVIAVTGSSGAGTTTVKNAFEHIFRREGINPAVVEGDSFHRFNRVEMRAAIAQAAKDGTNVSHFGPEGNVFDKLEELFRVYGETGSGKVRKYLHSVEEAAPYAPLQPGEFTPWEDIPAGTDLLFYEGLHGGVVTEEVNVAKYTDLLVGVVPIVNLEWIQKIHRDAAQRGYSAEAIVDTIMRRMPDYISHITPQFSRTDVNFQRVPTVDTSNPFISRDIPTPDESFIVIRFRKPDTIDFPYLQNMIKDSFMSRPNTLVVPGGKMGFAMELILTPMIHNMIEKKRKA; encoded by the coding sequence ATGTCTATCAAACATCCTGTTATCGCCGTTACCGGTTCTTCCGGTGCGGGTACCACCACCGTTAAAAATGCTTTCGAGCACATTTTCCGCCGCGAAGGTATCAATCCTGCCGTGGTTGAAGGCGACAGCTTTCACCGCTTTAACCGCGTAGAAATGCGTGCAGCTATCGCCCAGGCAGCCAAAGATGGCACCAACGTGTCTCACTTTGGCCCTGAAGGCAACGTGTTCGACAAACTGGAAGAGTTGTTCCGCGTATACGGCGAAACCGGTAGCGGTAAAGTACGTAAATACCTGCACTCTGTAGAAGAGGCAGCACCCTACGCACCGCTGCAGCCAGGTGAATTTACTCCTTGGGAAGACATCCCTGCCGGCACTGACCTGCTGTTCTACGAAGGTCTGCACGGCGGTGTGGTTACTGAAGAAGTTAACGTTGCCAAGTACACCGACCTGCTGGTTGGCGTAGTGCCCATCGTTAACCTGGAGTGGATCCAGAAGATTCACCGTGACGCAGCCCAGCGTGGTTACTCCGCTGAGGCGATCGTAGACACCATCATGCGCCGCATGCCGGACTACATCTCGCACATCACGCCACAGTTCTCACGCACTGACGTAAACTTCCAGCGCGTACCAACCGTGGACACATCCAATCCTTTCATCTCGCGCGACATTCCAACGCCAGACGAGAGCTTCATCGTTATTCGGTTCCGCAAGCCAGACACCATCGATTTCCCTTACTTGCAGAACATGATCAAGGATTCCTTCATGTCTCGCCCCAACACCCTGGTTGTACCTGGCGGCAAGATGGGCTTCGCGATGGAATTGATCCTGACACCGATGATCCACAACATGATCGAGAAGAAGCGCAAAGCGTAA
- a CDS encoding radical SAM protein — MSRPTFKPHRKLYAKTPAVIQIETTIKCNATCWFCPQNNALRQPNYMEESIWKKIIDESRGLGVTYRPFLLNEPFADKRMVDIVRYIKQDPTAKVEFNTNGSMLTHKVTDKLLEIGVDTMRFSIDGFYKTTFDESRGINYDRVYDHVGYFLAQAKQASKPVQTEVRMIRLPGTDQEQVEFKAYWEKHAPDQVVFTDLYRYPWEGQTYAVNKPCLKVQDEMFFYVDGTATLCCWDSKGRQIVGDIKTESLLDIWGGQKLASCRALLDAGKRDQLELCMRCDAYENVDFSEWEGFVADEQKTSKFPPIPVNVISV; from the coding sequence ATGAGTCGCCCTACGTTTAAGCCGCATCGTAAGTTATACGCAAAAACACCGGCTGTTATACAAATTGAAACAACTATCAAATGCAATGCAACCTGCTGGTTTTGCCCGCAGAATAATGCGCTGCGCCAGCCCAACTACATGGAAGAATCCATCTGGAAAAAAATTATCGACGAGAGTCGCGGGCTGGGTGTTACCTATCGGCCATTTTTGTTAAACGAACCGTTTGCTGACAAGCGCATGGTTGACATCGTGCGCTACATCAAACAAGACCCGACAGCCAAGGTGGAATTTAACACCAACGGCAGTATGCTGACGCACAAAGTTACCGACAAATTGCTGGAAATTGGCGTGGACACCATGCGGTTTTCCATTGACGGTTTTTACAAAACGACCTTCGATGAAAGTCGCGGCATCAACTATGACCGTGTTTATGACCATGTTGGCTATTTTCTCGCACAGGCCAAGCAGGCGAGCAAACCCGTGCAGACCGAAGTGCGGATGATCAGATTGCCGGGTACCGATCAAGAACAGGTTGAATTCAAGGCATATTGGGAAAAACATGCTCCCGACCAAGTGGTTTTCACCGATTTGTATCGTTATCCGTGGGAAGGTCAGACGTACGCAGTAAACAAACCCTGTTTGAAAGTTCAGGATGAAATGTTTTTCTACGTTGATGGTACCGCAACGCTATGTTGTTGGGATTCCAAAGGCAGACAAATCGTTGGCGATATCAAAACCGAATCGTTATTGGACATCTGGGGCGGCCAAAAATTAGCAAGTTGCCGGGCGTTGCTGGATGCTGGCAAGCGCGATCAACTGGAATTGTGCATGCGTTGTGATGCCTATGAAAATGTTGATTTTAGCGAGTGGGAAGGCTTTGTGGCGGATGAACAGAAAACGAGCAAGTTTCCGCCTATTCCGGTCAATGTGATCAGCGTATAG